The Arachis hypogaea cultivar Tifrunner chromosome 16, arahy.Tifrunner.gnm2.J5K5, whole genome shotgun sequence genome contains a region encoding:
- the LOC112756422 gene encoding endoglucanase 17 codes for MCHFTFLGWLLLSLSLNMPLFLPSLFFLLTLLSTTLLSHSFPFPNHGHRPHPHRFASHNYRDALSKSIIFFEGQRSGKLPSNQRITWRRDSALSDGSAMHVDLVGGYYDAGDNVKFGFPMAFTTTMLSWSVLEFGGVMKGELQNAREAIRWGTDYLLKATAHPGTIYVQVGDAKKDHACWERPEDMDTPRNVYKIDKSTPGSEVAAETAAALAAASLVFKKTDPTYSKILVRRAISVFQFADKYRGSYSNGLKPFVCPFYCSYSGYEDELLWGAAWLHKATRNSIYLNYIKVNGQTLGAAESDNTFGWDNKHVGARILLSKEFLVQKVQTLHDYKGHADNFICSLIPGTSFSSAQYTPGGLLFKMSDSNMQYVTSTSFLLLTYAKYLTKSHTVVNCGGTTVTPKRLRAIAKKQVDYLLGDNPLKMSYMVGYGPRYPRRIHHRGSSLPSISVHPGKIQCSAGFGVMNSQAPNPNVLVGAVIGGPDLHDRFPDQRSDYEQSEPATYINAPLVGALAYLAHSFGQL; via the exons ATGTGTCACTTCACCTTCCTCGGTTGGTTGCTTCTTTCTCTCTCACTCAACATGCCTCTCTTCCttccttctttgtttttccttctaACTCTTCTCTCAACCACTCTTCTCTCTCACTCCTTCCCCTTCCCCAACCATGGCCACCGCCCTCACCCTCACCGCTTCGCCTCTCACAACTACAGAGATGCTCTCAGCAAGTCCATCATCTTCTTTGAAGGCCAGAGGTCTGGCAAGCTCCCTTCTAACCAGAGGATAACTTGGAGGAGAGACTCTGCTCTCTCTGATGGCTCTGCCATGCAT GTTGATTTGGTGGGAGGGTACTACGATGCAGGGGACAATGTGAAGTTCGGTTTTCCGATGGCATTCACGACCACCATGCTCTCATGGAGTGTTCTCGAGTTCGGTGGGGTCATGAAGGGCGAGTTGCAGAATGCCAGAGAGGCCATTCGCTGGGGAACTGATTACCTTCTCAAAGCCACTGCACATCCTGGCACCATTTATGTTCag GTGGGAGACGCTAAGAAGGACCACGCGTGTTGGGAGAGGCCAGAAGACATGGATACTCCAAGAAATGTGTACAAGATAGACAAGAGTACCCCCGGTTCAGAGGTGGCCGCGGAAACCGCTGCGGCTCTTGCAGCTGCTTCTCTTGTTTTCAAGAAAACCGACCCCACCTACTCCAAAATTTTGGTTAGGAGGGCCATCTCT GTTTTCCAATTTGCTGATAAATACAGAGGATCATACAGCAATGGGTTGAAGCCATTTGTGTGCCCGTTCTACTGCTCTTACTCTGGTTATGAGGATGAGCTTCTTTGGGGTGCTGCTTGGTTGCACAAGGCTACTAGGAACTCCATCTATCTTAACTacattaaggttaatggacaaacACTTGGTGCTGCAGAATCTGACAATACATTTGGGTGGGATAACAAGCATGTTGGAGCAAGAATCCTTCTCTCTAAGGAATTTCTAGTTCAGAAAGTGCAAACCCTACATGACTACAAGGGTCACGCGGACAATTTCATCTGTTCCCTCATTCCAGGAACCTCTTTCTCTTCCGCACAATACACACCAGGTGGCCTTCTATTCAAGATGAGTGATAGCAACATGCAGTATGTTACATCCACCTCCTTCCTTCTCTTAACCTATGCCAAGTACTTGACCAAATCCCACACCGTCGTCAACTGTGGCGGCACCACCGTTACTCCCAAGAGGCTCCGTGCAATAGCCAAAAAGCAGGTGGATTACTTGCTGGGAGATAATCCCTTGAAGATGTCGTACATGGTGGGGTATGGTCCAAGGTACCCAAGAAGGATACACCACCGGGGATCATCTCTGCCGTCCATTTCTGTACACCCTGGCAAGATCCAATGCTCAGCAGGGTTCGGTGTCATGAACTCACAAGCCCCCAACCCCAACGTTCTTGTTGGTGCTGTGATTGGAGGGCCGGATCTGCATGATAGGTTCCCGGATCAACGGTCAGATTATGAGCAGTCAGAGCCAGCCACTTATATCAACGCACCTCTTGTGGGTGCACTCGCTTATCTTGCACACTCATTTGGCCAACTCTGA
- the LOC112756421 gene encoding sucrose synthase 2, giving the protein MPNQPKLGRVPSIRDRVQDTLSAHRNELVSLLSRYVAQGKGILQPHSLIDELENILGEDQSTVELKNGPFGEIIKSAQEAIVLPPFVAIAVRPRPGVWEYVRVNIFELSVEQLSVSEYLSFKEELVDGQINDNFVLELDFEPFNASFPRPTRSSSIGNGVQFLNRHLSSSMFRNKDSLEPLLEFLRVHKYKGHALMLNDRIQSISKLQSALAKAEEYLSKLAPETLYSEFEYVLQGMGFERGWGDTAERVLENMHLLLDILQAPDPSILETFLGRVPMVFNVVILSPHGYFGQANVLGLPDTGGQVVYILDQVRALENEMLLRIQKQGLDFTPRILIVTRLIPDAKGTTCNQRLERVSGTEYTHILRVPFRSDKGTLKKWISRFDVWPYLETYAEDVASEIAAELQGYPDFIIGNYSDGNLVASLLAYKMGVTQCTIAHALEKTKYPDSDIYWKKFEDKYHFSCQFTADLIAMNNADFIITSTYQEIAGTKNTVGQYESHTAFTLPGLYRVVHGIDVFDPKFNIVSPGADMSIYFPYSDKQKRLTSLHGSIEKLLFDPEQTDEHIGTLKDKSKPIIFSMARLDRVKNISGLVESFAKNNKLRELVNLVVVAGYIDVKKSRDREEISEIEKMHGLIKEYNLDGDFRWIAAQTNRARNGELYRYIADTKGVFVQPAFYEAFGLTVVEAMTCGLPTFATCHGGPAEIIEHGVSGFHIDPYHPDQVSEILLGFFQKCNEDPSHWNKISDGGLQRIYERYTWKIYSERLMTLAGVYSFWKHVSKLERRETRRYLEMFYILKFRDLVNSVPLAKDDDAN; this is encoded by the exons ATGCCGAATCAACCTAAGCTCGGTCGAGTTCCCAGCATCAGAGACAGAGTTCAAGACACTCTCTCTGCTCACCGCAACGAACTCGTTTCTCTCCTCTCCAG GTATGTGGCTCAGGGGAAAGGGATTTTGCAACCTCATAGTTTGATCGATGAGCTTGAAAATATCCTTGGTGAGGATCAATCTACAGTGGAGCTTAAAAATGGTCCCTTTGGCGAAATCATCAAGTCTGCACAG GAAGCCATAGTTTTGCCTCCCTTTGTGGCCATAGCAGTTCGTCCAAGACCTGGTGTGTGGGAATATGTCCGTGTTAATATATTTGAACTCAGTGTGGAGCAATTGAGTGTTTCTGAATATCTCAGCTTCAAGGAAGAACTTGTAGATGGACA GATTAACGATAATTTTGTGCTGGAGCTTGATTTTGAACCATTTAATGCATCATTTCCACGCCCCACTCGTTCATCATCCATTGGCAATGGTGTCCAATTTCTCAATCGCCACCTTTCTTCAAGTATGTTTCGCAACAAAGATTCCTTGGAGCCCTTGCTTGAATTCCTACGTGTTCACAAGTATAAAGGCCAT GCACTGATGTTAAATGACCGTATACAAAGCATTTCCAAACTTCAATCTGCTCTGGCCAAGGCTGAGGAGTATCTTTCTAAGCTTGCACCTGAAACACTTTATTCCGAGTTTGAATATGT GTTACAAGGAATGGGTTTTGAGAGGGGTTGGGGTGACACTGCTGAACGTGTATTAGAGAACATGCATTTGCTATTGGATATTCTCCAGGCTCCTGATCCTTCTATACTAGAGACTTTTCTTGGGAGAGTGCCTATGGTGTTTAATGTTGTTATATTATCTCCTCATGGCTACTTTGGCCAAGCCAATGTCCTGGGTTTGCCTGACACGGGAGGACAg GTTGTTTATATACTAGATCAAGTCCGTGCCCTTGAGAATGAGATGCTCCTTCGGATCCAGAAGCAAGGACTTGATTTTACTCCTAGAATTTTGATT GTTACCAGGTTGATACCTGATGCAAAGGGTACAACATGCAACCAGCGGCTAGAAAGAGTCAGTGGTACTGAGTACACTCATATTTTGCGAGTTCCATTCAGATCTGATAAAGGAACCCTCAAGAAATGGATCTCGAGGTTTGATGTCTGGCCATATCTTGAGACTTATGCAGAG GATGTTGCCAGTGAAATTGCTGCTGAGTTACAAGGTTATCCAGATTTCATCATTGGAAACTACAGTGATGGGAACCTTGTTGCATCTTTATTGGCTTATAAGATGGGAGTTACCCAG TGCACAATTGCGCATGCGCTGGAGAAGACAAAATATCCAGATTCAGATATATATTGGAAGAAATTTGAGGATAAATATCATTTTTCATGTCAGTTCACTGCTGACTTAATAGCTATGAATAATGCAGATTTTATCATCACTAGTACATACCAAGAGATTGCGGGGAC GAAGAATACTGTTGGCCAGTATGAGAGCCACACTGCTTTTACTCTTCCTGGACTCTATAGGGTTGTCCATGGCATTGATGTGTTTGATCCCAAGTTCAATATTGTCTCTCCTGGAGCAGACATGTCAATCTATTTCCCCTACTCCGACAAACAGAAAAGATTAACATCTCTGCATGGTTCCATTGAAAAGCTATTATTTGATCCTGAGCAGACTGATGAGCACAT TGGCACGCTGAAAGACAAGTCAAAGCCTATAATCTTCTCCATGGCAAGGCTAGACAGAGTAAAAAACATCTCTGGCTTGGTAGAAAGCTTTGCTAAGAACAACAAATTGAGGGAATTGGTGAACCTTGTGGTGGTTGCTGGTTATATTGATGTGAAAAAGTCAAGGGACAGAGAAGAAATATCAGAAATTGAGAAGATGCATGGTCTCATAAAAGAGTACAATCTCGATGGTGATTTTCGGTGGATTGCTGCCCAAACAAATAGAGCACGTAATGGTGAGCTGTATCGTTACATAGCGGACACAAAAGGTGTTTTCGTTCAG CCTGCTTTCTATGAAGCTTTTGGTCTTACAGTTGTGGAGGCCATGACTTGTGGCCTTCCCACATTTGCTACCTGCCATGGTGGTCCTGCTGAGATCATCGAACATGGTGTATCAGGATTCCATATTGATCCTTATCACCCTGACCAAGTTTCTGAGATTTTGCTTGGATTCTTCCAAAAATGCAATGAAGATCCAAGCCATTGGAATAAAATATCTGATGGTGGTCTTCAAAGAATTTATGAAAG GTACACATGGAAGATATATTCTGAAAGGCTTATGACCTTGGCTGGAGTTTATAGTTTCTGGAAACACGTCTCCAAATTAGAAAGGCGTGAAACCCGAAGATATCTTGAGATGTTCTATATTCTGAAGTTCCGCGATTTG GTAAATTCAGTTCCGCTGGCAAAGGATGATGATGCAAATTAG